The Blastopirellula sediminis sequence AACGAAGATGGCCATCTGAAGATCTGGACGTCAACGCAAGGCGCCTTCACTGCTCGTCAGCAAACGGCGGAACTGCTGCAGCTTCCGGTCTCAAAGGTGACCGTCACGCCGTGCGAAATCGGCGGCGGCTTCGGCGGAAAGATCCCCGTATACCTTGAGCCAGTCGCGGCGATCCTCAGCCGCAAGTGCGGTCGCCCCGTCAAAATGACAATGCAGCGCGACGAGGTGTTTGAAGGAACCGGGCCGACGCCGGCCACGTTCATGAAGGTGAAGCTTGGCGCTACCCGGGATGGGAAGCTGACCGCGGGGCAGGCGTACCTCGCGTACGAATCAGGGGCGTTTCCTGGCGGCATGATCGGCCCCGGCACGATGTGCGTCTTCAGCTGCGTCGAGCTTCCCAACGCCGTCGTCGACGGTTACGACGTCTGCGTGAACAAACCGAAGACGCAACCGTACCGAGCTCCCGGCGCCACGCAAGCGGCGTTCGCCTTTGAGTCGACGTTCAACGAACTGGCTGACCAGCTGAAGATCGATCCGATCGAGATCCGCCAGATGAACGGCGTGAAAGAAGGTTCGCAGCGCGTCGACGGGCCAGTCTATCCGCGGATCGGCTATTTGGAATGTCTCGACGCCGCGCAGAAGTCGGCACATTGGAATACGCCGCTCGAAGGCCCGAATCGTGGACGGGGCGTCGCGGCCGGCTATTGGTTTAACATTGGTATGAAGTCGAGCGTTTCGGCGTCGATCAATCCAGACGGAACGATCCATCTGCTGGAAGGTTCAACTGACATCGGCGGCACGCGGACTTCGATCGCGATGCAGTTGGCGGAGACCATCGGCATTCCGGCCGAAGACGTGTTGCCGAAAGTGGTCGATACCGACAGCGTCGGCTACACCGACGTGACCGGCGGCAGCCGCACCACGTTTGCGACCGGGATGGCGGCGCACAAGGTCGGCCTCGATCTGCTGCAGCAGCTAACCGCGCGAGTGGCGTTCCTGTGGGAATGCGAACCGAACGAAGTTCAAGTCGATGGCGACGTTTACCGCTATCGCAGTCAGCAGATGACCTTCAAAGAGCTCGCGGCCAAGTTGCCGGAGACCGGCGATCCGGTGATCGGGCGGGCTTCGGTTTCGCCGGAAGGATCGACCAACGGCTTTGGTGTGCATATCGTCGACGTTGAAGTTGATCCTGACACGGCGAAGGTCACGATCCTCCGCTACACCGCAATCCAAGACGCCGGCAAGGCGATCCATCCCAGCTATGTGGAAGGGCAGATGCAGGGAGGCGCGGTGCAGGGGATTGGTTGGGCGCTGAACGAGGAGTACTTCTACGGCGCCGACCACAAAATGCGAAATGCGTCGCTGCTCGACTATCGGATTCCGACGTGTCTCGACGTGCCGATGATCGATACGATCATCGTCGAAGTTCCCAACCCGGCCCATCCGTTCGGCGTGCGAGGGGTCGGCGAAACGCCGATCGTTCCTCCTCCGGCTGCGATCGCCGAGGCGATCTATCAGGCGACCGGCGTCCGAATGACG is a genomic window containing:
- a CDS encoding xanthine dehydrogenase family protein molybdopterin-binding subunit, with the translated sequence MSDNSPISYSDKKYKVLGTRPVRHDGADKVTGRAQYGADVQLPGMTHGKVLRSPHPHARIKGIDTSIAEKIDGVYAIATGEDWPDLIDKVAELGEGAVNLHDLAQNCLAVGKALYKGHAIAAVAARNVHIAEEAIAAIRVDYEVLPAVTCVLDAMKEDAPILHPGLRTETLDEPSDQPTNIDRHIHFETGDIDAGFAAADVIVEKEYKTATVHQAYIEPQVSTALWNEDGHLKIWTSTQGAFTARQQTAELLQLPVSKVTVTPCEIGGGFGGKIPVYLEPVAAILSRKCGRPVKMTMQRDEVFEGTGPTPATFMKVKLGATRDGKLTAGQAYLAYESGAFPGGMIGPGTMCVFSCVELPNAVVDGYDVCVNKPKTQPYRAPGATQAAFAFESTFNELADQLKIDPIEIRQMNGVKEGSQRVDGPVYPRIGYLECLDAAQKSAHWNTPLEGPNRGRGVAAGYWFNIGMKSSVSASINPDGTIHLLEGSTDIGGTRTSIAMQLAETIGIPAEDVLPKVVDTDSVGYTDVTGGSRTTFATGMAAHKVGLDLLQQLTARVAFLWECEPNEVQVDGDVYRYRSQQMTFKELAAKLPETGDPVIGRASVSPEGSTNGFGVHIVDVEVDPDTAKVTILRYTAIQDAGKAIHPSYVEGQMQGGAVQGIGWALNEEYFYGADHKMRNASLLDYRIPTCLDVPMIDTIIVEVPNPAHPFGVRGVGETPIVPPPAAIAEAIYQATGVRMTELPMSPPRLWKAMSQR